A window of Lonchura striata isolate bLonStr1 chromosome 2, bLonStr1.mat, whole genome shotgun sequence genomic DNA:
ACCCGTCCAAAAGCATCCAGCGTTACACTGTGAGGAATCCTGAACTGACCAATGCCACTCCCATTTGTTCCAGTCAGCCATAGCTCTTTGTAGTCTGAACAGTGAGcaccatgaaaaataaaagtaaaaaaattacagtgagaaaacaacaaacaaaccagcTTTTAAGTCAATCTCTTGTAAAGTTACTTTGGGTAATTTGTAAAAGGTGAGATTTCTAAACTGTTTAAAAACAGTGCTCCCAATACATAAATCTGAGAGAAAACAAGACTACTACAGTGACTACTGGATTGTTACTAGCAGTTTCATGATTATGATTACAAAAATGTAGCCAGTAATAGACAAGAGCCATAATCTGAGGTACTGTTAaacactgaatttaaaaaaatacaaaaacaaagaaaaagaagttggTTGATTATgctattaatttatttcctaAATTCACTTTTAACACTTGTTATCTGGAAGTTTTCACTTTTAACAATTTACCATTTTGCAAACTAGGTATTAGGGAAGTGTCTGCTTTATGACAGCAAAATGAAGAAACAGTAGCTCCTCCATTTATTCCAATTGTGGACATGTGCAGACTCTTTAGTCACTGCCCTAACTGAGGACTATGAGTGAGCTaattagaatcacagaacaattTAAGCATAAAAGTCCTCCAGACACTGCTTAGTCCAACCTGCTCCTCAAAGCAGGAATAGCCCTGATAAAAAGTCCAACTCTTAAATAAGATCAAGTTGCCCATAACTCATCAGCTTTTGAGCATTTACAGGAATGGAGAGTGAAAACCATCTTTGGACCACCCTGTCATTCATTGTCTGACCACCTTTACTCTGAATGTTTTCTAACAAAAATCAAACTGAAATTCACCCCTCTTGAATCTTTTGCTCTGTGTTCCTCATTCTTCACTGGATATCTCAAAAAAATATGTGTCTCTGTCTTCCCTATAGCCTTCTTTTACTGGCTTAAGACAGCAATAAGAATCCTTCTTAGCTAGCTTTCTTGGAGACTGAATGTCCTGGGGTAGCCAGGACATTGAACAAAGTCCCTCTCAGCCTCTTCTCATGAATTACTAGATTTCTCCTGAAGTAATGAGCAGTAAAACAGGTTCTGACTCAATAAGGTCTTCCAACTAAAGTTAAATGACAGTTCTACCTAGTACTCATTTAAAAGTATTCCCAGTCCATGTTATTTAAAATCCAGTTTTCAGTGGTCAACTACTGCAAGAGTTCCTTCTTCCATACCATTTGTTAGTTTGAGCAATCTGTTGTTCATTCCTCCGTCTCCATCAACAACATAGATTTCTCCAGTTTCCTCCACAAAGATATCTGCTGGTTGATCAAATTGCAGGGGAATCAAACTTGAACCAGCATTACCAGGTGTGCCCAAGACCTGCATAAGTTTACCCAGAGGGCTATACTGTTTCACTGTGTGTCCATATTTCCCTGaatcaaggaaaaaagaaagtgcAACAACATCTTAACACAACAAAATGTAAGTATTaaaactgactgcaaagattGAAAATCTGATGCTCAAAAGTAAGTGATATTAATATATCTAACAGACTAAAATTCTATAATGAGATGATGACAGTGGGTTAGTAAATCCACAGGCTGTAACACTATTCATGCCCTGTATTAGGATCACTAAACCTGGGTCTAGCCAGGCTAAACTTATGTGTGTCAGGCTTTTTTCCCTGATACTTCTGGGGGTGGTAGGGAGGAGTGCTGACCAAGCTCAGCAGCTGTAAGCAGATACATGGCACAACTCATGAAACTTCACACTATTTTGTGCAGCACCTGAGAAGTTTGTTCATAGCACATAAAGCACAAATCTATCTCAGAATTGCTTGAGAGACTTAAATAAGTGAGTTGTTTAAAGCAATATTACATTTTCTTCCCCACTGAATATTTCTTATATCATCACGATGCATACCTGTTCCAACATCTGTGATCCATACTGAACTTCCTATTGCAGTATTCCATACAAAGATACCATGAGGCATTTCAACTGTATCATTCCAGGAATGAAGAAAATAGCCTTCTTCTGAGAATACAAGTACCTTTGGCACATTGTCTCCCCGctgaaaaggtaaaaataaaataaaataggtaaaaaaggtaaaaaaattaaaaaaggtaaaaaaagaaaacctattAAGTAAGTAATCTCATAGTTTAAAATTCCCCTTTGTGAAGTTTTTGCAATGTTTCATGAATTGAAAGAATCTCCTGACACGATTGTCTGCTGAAACTCTTTTTCCagctagaaaaggaaaaagagatatGGGTCTGAATTTAGTATGAAAAAAATTCCAGTCAGTCTAGACTTTCACCTTACATCACATAGAGTTCAGCTTTCAGAGCAGTCAAGTGCCTGCAGCTATCCTGGTCTTCAGCTTGAATTGTGATTTTGTGTTCCTGCTGAAAAGTGTGCCCAATGTAATGGGCATGAGAAATTGCAACAGTGCTTATTAGCTGCATGGCACCCATGTACTCATACTGTGCTTTACAAGAAATTTCCACCACATCCCATGGCCTAGAGATAAATCACAGATGGACCTGAGTagaggaaataatttaacttCAATTACTCTAACTGGTTGAAAGAGTTGTGTGGTTTTGATTTCATGGAACAAGGCCTCAAAGAATGGAAGATTCAGTTTCCCCAGAATCACACTTTATCTTACAGCTGAGGGAACAAGCTGCTGTAACTCAGTTAAGTTGGATCATGCATTCATATCACAGAAAtgtaatgctttaaaaaaaaccccacaaacaaatGTTGTGCCAGAACTGCTTTCAAAAATAGATAGAGACATCTctgtttatattttctctcatttcaaTACAATCATTATTCTAAATGtgtaaatatatgtaaataagCATACACATACATATCCTAATCTTAAGCAGATGCTTTAAaggcaaaaaacccacaaaaacaacaCAGAGATAAAAACAATATTCCCACTCACTTGTCCTACATAGACCAGACCATGGAGAGAGTCAACAGCAACACAAAATGTTTGGCCAGTGAAGTGTTCTGGAGTTTTAGGCCAGCCTATGTCTAGCTTGTACATCTGTTGCTCTCCCTTCCAAGGAGAGAAGCACTCTGCTTTTAAAACCTgagaatacaaaataaatatatagtaGTTAAATTCCatgaaacagcagctgaactgTGTGCTGAAGCATCATAAATTCATTTATTCAATTTAAATTAAGACAGATAAATAGAAGCAGGCTTAGCCAGGGGTTTGGACTGCAAGTGGGAAAGCTTTAACAATCTGAAAATAAGCTAATCAAGTCCTTTGGATTTGGGAACTCTGGAATTAGAAGGCAAAACACATACCATGAAATTTCTTACACTAGAGCTGCTGTTAATATCTGTAAATCACTGTCCAGAATGAGGAAAATAATACAGAAGGTTCCAAATAGGCCAGATTCAGTAGCCACTTCAAGatgtgaaaataagaaaaagaaaaaaaacacaggtCAGGAGTGAAAACTCCACCTTGGAAATGAAGAAGTGTAAAATGCCAGGAACAGTCAGACTCGGGTCAATGTATACATTTTAAAggataacagaaaaaaaaaatattccacgTTCTTGTTCTATTTTTTCCAGCAGAAGAGGGGAAGCTAAGCATGAAAACAGAGCACTCAGCACAGAGCTACGCAGTAACGCGGCCCAGGGCCATCTGATACTTCCGTTCCTCGCCCTGCCTGGACCGGGGGACGCACTGATGAAACAGTGCGGACAGACAGGCTGGGCCATCCGAAGGGAAACCACGAGCAATCAAGCAAGGAGAACACCTGTCAGTATCAAGCGGGAAGTCAGTCACCCCTAAACTCCCTTTTCCTCGCTGGGGCGCAGCACGCCGCCTGGAACccctggaaggggctgccccgcgCAGGCACTACCTCGGCGGGGCTGCGAAGCCGCCCGGTGCCGCAGTGCCCGCCCGGAACCGAGAGCGAGCAggtcccgccccgccgcccccctcCGCTGTTCACCCGAACCGGAGGCCCTGGCACGAACCCCCGGAGGCCCTGGCACGAACCCCCGGGCGGCCGCCGCGCACCTGGGAGCCGCCGAGCAGCGCCAGCAGGGCTAGCAGCGTCCCGGCCAtggcagcgccggccccgcggccgccgcctcctcccggggccgggcgggtTGCCAAGCAGCACGTGTCCGCGGCCCCTCCCACACGGCCGCTGCTCCCCGCGCCGTGCCGGGCCCGagcccgggggcggcggcgcggcggcggcgcgggccgggcgcggccgcGCCCCGGGGCAGCGCTCAGCGCCCCGGCGCGGCACCGGGAGCCGGGCGAGCGCCGAGTCCGCcccgcgctcccgccgctcccgcgcAGGCATCGCTACCGTCGCCCGGCGTGGAAAAGGGCCTTCGCTCCGCGCTGTGATGCCATAAGGACACGACGGCAGGGAGGCGGGACCGGCGGAGGGAGTGCGCTGTCTGTGGGCTCAcgccgctcccggccgccgTCCTCACCGGGGCCGCCCGCCCTGGGGGCCGCCCGCGTccgccccggctctgcccgccgCGATcgccgggcggcggcgccgcgaACGATGCTCTGCGGGGGCGCCCCGGGCCGCGCTGCCGCGTGCTGAGCGGGGCGGCCgcccttcccttcttcccttcgcttcccctcctttcccttcccttcctgcgGCCCCCGCACCCTCCGGAGCGCCCGCGGGACGCGCGGGGAGCGGGCGCACCGGGCGGCTCCCGCAGCGCGCCTTTGTCTCCGGGTCCGCCACCGCAGAGGCGGCAGCGCTCCATCCTCGGGGCCGAGGACAGCCCCGGGCTCCTTCCGTGCCCggcattttttatttatttatttttttaagtatttttcttcctgtatgCCCAAAGACATAtaggatttattttgttttatatcaCTAGTATTATTTCATCCACGTTTAAGTGTCGGCAATAATCAAGATGGATAAGAAATCATTTGAAACCGTGCTGGATGAAATTAGGAAGGTAAATTCTCGTTGTGTGTGTTGGTTTAATCGTTTGGTGATGGACTATAGGACAAGGAGTGATGGCTACAAATTGAAAGGAGGGGGATATTTAGCTTACATATTAACAAGAAATTCTTAATTGTGGAGGTGGTGAGGCAGTGGAACAGGTTCCAGGGCTGCCCCAatcctggcagtgttcaaggccaggttagatAAGGCCTTGGGCAGCCTGGtgtagtgggaggtgtccctgcttaTAGCAGGGGTGATTGGATCTGGATGATCTTGAGCCCTCATTGGAAATAAGCACCTGGATAAAGTTACTGCAGCATTTTCACttcaaggaggatgaggaagaaaaCCAAGCATGTCTTATTTGAGGGGAAGGGCTGCGTTTGCTTGGCCTGTCTGGAGACAGTGAAGTAACCACCTTTTATCCACTGGTTTAGGAGGTACAGTGCACAAATAGGACGTGAGAACACTGATTTCTGAGCTGCACTCTGTTGTCCTTGTTGAAAGTCATGTCTCCCGCAGCTTGGGAGTGACTGCACACCTTTCTCTGGGATGTCAGTCCTGCGTTTTGATGTGTGCTCGGAGCTTCCTTAACTCTTGTTTATAAACTCTCCGAACAAAATACTGCAAGTTGCTGGGAGAAGAGGTACAAACCTGGGCTTCCCCGTGTCTGGCAGGgctctggtttctctctgcacGGGGTCCTGCTTTTAACAGGACAGCGCGAGGTTAGTGGTTGGCACACTTCCCTGAATGgtagaaggagaaaaggagagaaaaaataaatcaggacCTTGGAGATTAACGTTTCTAGTTTTGCCTGGGAAGCAGAAACCTGTGATGTATTTTGTTGCAGTTAAGATGTAACTTAATGATGTATTTTGTTGCAGAGGTTTTTTAAGTGTCACAG
This region includes:
- the NHLRC3 gene encoding NHL repeat-containing protein 3 → MAGTLLALLALLGGSQVLKAECFSPWKGEQQMYKLDIGWPKTPEHFTGQTFCVAVDSLHGLVYVGQRGDNVPKVLVFSEEGYFLHSWNDTVEMPHGIFVWNTAIGSSVWITDVGTGKYGHTVKQYSPLGKLMQVLGTPGNAGSSLIPLQFDQPADIFVEETGEIYVVDGDGGMNNRLLKLTNDYKELWLTGTNGSGIGQFRIPHSVTLDAFGRVWVADRDNKRIQVFDKVTGEWLGSWSSCFSEDGPYSVRFTADYKYLIVAQLNINRLAILAAPPVGSIGDCAIVHSVQLADETKPHLVDVDMRSGAVYVAEIGAQQVQKYVPLS